Proteins encoded together in one Bacteroides ovatus window:
- a CDS encoding glycosyltransferase family 4 protein has product MDKKKNMRICIAGRGNVKDPILWSGTPRNLYDAFTNIPSLNIDILDWSIFKPIFSLYCVVYSKFFFTWGAICDPLLYCLGKRTINKKIKCLSNKYDYVLFCSGDLCITNSMRNFAKFAYYTDIYLADVVPYYKRKKWGVKSFLKQYNENLKEQYNRCDFIFTQNEWTRQSIIDKLQIPSDKVINVHFGVNLTPYIGEKDYSRNLLLIVLRKGLEEYKGLYLLLDAFKILYQDIKNVELAVVGTDVGDGIEGVTCYYNQPRETTVKLFQESTLYVMPAIREPNGITYLEGLANKSPIVGLNRFAFPEFSGYGEWGFLCENDNPNELAGLLKDALSDKYRLKEMGLKGQKFVEKNFKWEVVVDRILTEMNR; this is encoded by the coding sequence ATGGATAAAAAAAAGAATATGCGCATTTGCATAGCAGGAAGAGGAAACGTAAAAGATCCCATATTATGGTCTGGAACTCCCCGAAATTTATACGACGCTTTTACTAATATACCTTCACTTAATATAGATATTTTGGATTGGAGTATTTTTAAGCCAATTTTTAGTTTGTATTGCGTAGTATATAGCAAATTCTTTTTCACATGGGGAGCGATTTGCGATCCGTTATTATATTGTTTAGGCAAACGTACAATTAATAAGAAAATAAAATGTTTATCTAATAAGTATGACTACGTTCTTTTTTGTAGTGGTGATCTTTGTATTACAAATTCAATGAGAAATTTTGCAAAGTTTGCTTATTATACTGATATTTACTTGGCTGATGTAGTACCTTACTATAAAAGAAAAAAATGGGGAGTAAAAAGTTTTTTGAAACAATATAATGAGAACCTGAAAGAGCAATATAATAGGTGTGATTTTATTTTTACGCAAAATGAATGGACAAGACAGAGTATTATTGATAAATTGCAAATTCCATCAGATAAGGTCATTAATGTGCATTTTGGTGTAAACTTAACGCCCTATATAGGTGAAAAAGATTATTCTAGAAATTTGCTATTGATAGTTCTTCGTAAAGGTTTAGAAGAGTATAAAGGTTTGTATCTATTGCTGGATGCATTTAAGATACTTTACCAAGATATAAAGAATGTAGAGTTGGCAGTGGTGGGAACAGATGTAGGTGATGGAATAGAGGGAGTAACTTGTTATTATAATCAACCTCGTGAGACTACAGTCAAGCTTTTTCAAGAATCTACATTATATGTGATGCCGGCAATTCGTGAACCTAATGGAATAACATATTTAGAAGGATTAGCTAATAAATCTCCTATAGTAGGGTTAAATAGATTTGCATTTCCAGAGTTTTCTGGTTATGGAGAGTGGGGATTCCTATGTGAAAATGATAATCCCAATGAATTAGCAGGGCTTCTTAAAGATGCGCTCTCTGATAAATATAGATTAAAAGAGATGGGATTAAAGGGACAGAAGTTTGTTGAGAAAAACTTTAAATGGGAAGTCGTAGTAGATAGAATACTAACAGAAATGAATCGGTGA
- a CDS encoding glycosyltransferase family 2 protein translates to MAGEGSRFLKEGWMVPKPLIQLHGDPLFIRAINSLDISDIEMKYSFIVRQEHIDKYDIDKMIRDYLPVANVYSVLKTTRGAVETCLLAEQGIDKDDAIIVMDCDLEFRSLNFVAIIKEILSKTIEEVDGGALVSFQSNMSKYSYAQIDENNNVLRTAEKEVISNHALCGAYFFSKAEGFLSAAYHLLNEVNFSKSEFYVSLLYNYLLQKGETVQLAEIEEYYSYGTPEELGRYL, encoded by the coding sequence ATGGCTGGCGAAGGATCCCGCTTCCTGAAAGAAGGATGGATGGTACCTAAGCCTTTGATACAACTTCATGGTGACCCCCTCTTTATAAGAGCTATTAACAGTTTGGATATAAGTGATATAGAAATGAAATACTCTTTTATTGTTCGTCAGGAGCATATTGATAAGTATGATATTGATAAAATGATAAGAGATTACTTACCAGTAGCTAATGTATACTCTGTTTTGAAGACTACGAGGGGGGCAGTAGAGACATGTCTGCTAGCTGAACAAGGTATTGATAAAGATGATGCCATTATTGTGATGGATTGCGATTTAGAATTTCGTAGTCTAAATTTTGTCGCTATAATTAAAGAGATACTATCTAAGACGATAGAAGAGGTAGATGGAGGTGCGTTGGTTTCTTTTCAATCGAACATGTCTAAATACAGTTATGCACAAATAGATGAGAACAATAATGTGTTGAGAACAGCAGAGAAGGAGGTTATTTCGAATCATGCGCTATGCGGAGCATATTTTTTCTCCAAAGCCGAAGGATTCTTATCAGCTGCTTATCATTTATTAAATGAAGTGAATTTTAGCAAATCAGAGTTTTATGTATCGTTGTTGTATAATTATCTACTTCAAAAAGGTGAGACTGTACAATTAGCAGAGATAGAAGAGTATTATTCTTATGGGACTCCCGAGGAGTTAGGTAGATATTTATGA
- a CDS encoding phosphotransferase, with the protein MEIEVKGHSGCNIDIVREGKKLFIYKCSEDPKYLDRLVKQAEKQRLASMYEYQHTRIPQIFCVDRSKNKVSVKMEYIYSKNFIGYFESAGFEQISYFIKALILFIEKELKESTMQVVDKQVLLEKFKSVGEKLIINSVLCSDEDTKELFESSLQIFEKIECIKIPIGICHGDLTFSNILFNGNNYYLIDFLDSFIESPLMDIVKVRQDSAYMWSQLMYIHEYDQTRLNIISEKIDRDITAHFEQYDWFRTYYKPFQLMNFWRILQYAKEEQVIVYLKQVIKSILYEF; encoded by the coding sequence ATGGAAATTGAAGTGAAGGGACATTCGGGGTGTAATATAGACATTGTACGTGAAGGTAAAAAACTCTTTATTTACAAATGTTCCGAAGATCCTAAATATTTAGATCGTTTGGTAAAGCAAGCAGAAAAACAGCGGCTGGCTTCCATGTATGAGTATCAACATACCCGTATTCCGCAAATATTTTGTGTGGATAGGTCGAAAAATAAAGTATCTGTGAAAATGGAATATATCTATTCGAAGAACTTTATAGGTTATTTTGAATCGGCAGGATTTGAACAGATTTCCTATTTCATTAAAGCATTAATTCTCTTTATTGAAAAAGAATTAAAAGAGTCAACTATGCAAGTAGTAGATAAGCAAGTGCTGCTCGAAAAATTTAAAAGTGTAGGCGAAAAACTGATTATTAATTCTGTATTATGCAGTGATGAGGATACAAAGGAATTATTTGAAAGTTCCTTACAAATATTTGAGAAGATAGAATGCATAAAGATTCCGATAGGTATATGTCATGGTGATTTAACTTTTTCCAATATTTTATTTAATGGCAACAACTACTATTTGATAGACTTTTTGGATTCGTTTATAGAGTCTCCTTTGATGGATATTGTTAAGGTACGTCAGGACTCTGCCTATATGTGGTCACAGCTAATGTATATTCATGAGTATGATCAAACTAGGTTGAATATAATTTCTGAAAAGATAGATCGTGACATTACTGCTCATTTCGAACAGTACGATTGGTTCCGTACCTACTATAAGCCTTTTCAGTTGATGAATTTTTGGCGTATTTTGCAATATGCCAAAGAGGAACAAGTTATCGTTTATTTGAAGCAAGTCATTAAATCTATATTGTATGAGTTTTAG
- a CDS encoding putative nucleotide-diphospho-sugar transferase, with product MKTKIVYVLVSDEKDLYLEQAWLSVYSLRLHNPTAYVVVLMDDNTERSLVGKRNKFCELVTEIKVVDVPIEYTPVQRSRYIKTKARQHVVGDFLFIDTDTVVTDTLDELDNMEMEIGVVPEFHIDLNHFPGVSGLHAIAQQLGWSYNENDKYNYNSGAVYVKDTPTAHQFYQMWHECWLKSVTVLHRHHDQPPLAMANHLLNHPIVPLNGVWNCQILERGIFYLPDAKLVHYFATSRLKSKDDYIYVLEDSDIFREVKELGAISKRTHQLLADAKRVCNSRTQIVAGAEADLLYTHVYRVIKKLYRRYPGMFRLLNNMLKYLGNIKSNLK from the coding sequence ATGAAAACAAAAATCGTTTATGTATTGGTAAGTGACGAGAAGGACCTTTATTTGGAGCAAGCTTGGCTCTCAGTTTATTCCTTACGACTTCATAATCCAACAGCATATGTAGTGGTGTTGATGGATGATAACACAGAACGTTCACTAGTTGGTAAGCGCAATAAGTTTTGTGAGTTAGTAACCGAAATAAAGGTGGTAGATGTACCTATTGAATATACACCTGTGCAGCGTTCACGATATATTAAGACTAAAGCTCGGCAACATGTGGTTGGAGATTTTCTTTTTATTGATACTGATACTGTCGTAACTGATACCTTAGATGAGTTAGACAACATGGAAATGGAAATTGGTGTAGTGCCAGAGTTTCATATAGATTTGAATCATTTTCCAGGTGTAAGTGGTTTACACGCTATAGCCCAACAGCTTGGGTGGAGTTATAATGAAAACGATAAGTATAACTATAATAGTGGTGCTGTTTATGTAAAAGATACACCAACTGCACATCAATTCTATCAAATGTGGCATGAATGCTGGCTAAAGTCAGTGACAGTACTACATCGGCATCATGATCAGCCTCCATTGGCAATGGCCAATCACTTGTTAAACCATCCCATTGTGCCTTTGAATGGCGTTTGGAACTGTCAAATATTAGAACGTGGTATTTTCTATTTGCCTGATGCAAAACTGGTGCATTATTTTGCTACCTCACGGTTGAAAAGTAAGGATGATTATATCTATGTGTTAGAAGATAGTGATATTTTTCGTGAGGTGAAAGAGTTGGGGGCTATTAGTAAGCGTACGCATCAGTTGCTTGCCGACGCAAAGAGAGTTTGTAACTCTCGTACGCAAATCGTAGCAGGTGCGGAGGCTGATTTGCTTTATACACATGTATATCGTGTTATTAAAAAACTCTATCGGCGATATCCGGGTATGTTTCGATTGTTGAATAATATGCTTAAATACTTAGGTAATATTAAAAGTAACTTAAAATAA
- a CDS encoding acyltransferase family protein: MTRERLIFIDYCKAIAIVLVFLGHSKSAIGGECQDIIYAFHMPLFFFVSGFLFKKMPWREQLCKLRDGLIIPSLFFILFSYITLYVPRNISHCNYTDMWSFLEVFVLVPVKDVVRGLSVCDNGSIWFVFSLLLSTLTVRVIPDKVIAWCYNHFLIFLFFVPLLGSVWGYFFPKELPWNFQRYYIICIYFLLGNICAQYYIAHKEKYSRINIYYQILFVALGALLFLFVHPILRWHNYSASIWLSYQTFFLSLVGIVGSLFVSFYLSLQIGRNKIVEFLSNNTFTLFATEVVWGWNLHRLELVTSMVMSPFLKVILQFVMGGVFAYLLNRFTPVLIGKKKS; this comes from the coding sequence ATGACAAGAGAAAGATTAATATTTATAGACTATTGTAAGGCTATAGCCATTGTATTAGTGTTTTTAGGTCATTCTAAAAGTGCAATAGGAGGAGAATGTCAAGATATAATTTATGCATTTCATATGCCCTTATTTTTCTTTGTGTCAGGGTTCTTGTTTAAGAAGATGCCATGGCGGGAACAATTGTGTAAATTACGTGATGGTTTGATTATTCCATCGTTATTTTTTATACTTTTCTCATATATAACTCTCTATGTCCCACGTAATATATCTCATTGCAATTATACAGATATGTGGTCGTTTTTAGAGGTGTTTGTGTTAGTGCCTGTTAAAGATGTAGTTCGTGGTTTGTCAGTTTGTGATAACGGAAGTATATGGTTTGTATTCTCTTTATTGTTGAGTACACTTACTGTAAGGGTTATACCCGATAAAGTGATAGCATGGTGTTATAATCATTTTCTGATTTTTTTGTTTTTTGTTCCGTTATTGGGTTCGGTGTGGGGATATTTTTTCCCTAAAGAGTTGCCTTGGAACTTTCAACGTTATTACATAATTTGTATTTATTTCCTCTTAGGTAATATATGTGCACAATATTACATTGCACACAAAGAAAAATATAGTAGAATAAATATTTATTATCAAATTCTGTTTGTGGCTTTAGGTGCTTTGTTGTTTTTATTTGTCCATCCTATTTTGAGATGGCACAATTATAGTGCATCGATATGGCTATCTTATCAGACATTTTTTTTGTCACTAGTAGGTATCGTGGGATCCTTGTTTGTGAGTTTTTATCTAAGTCTACAGATAGGAAGGAATAAAATAGTAGAGTTTCTTTCAAATAATACATTCACATTATTTGCTACAGAGGTCGTATGGGGTTGGAATTTGCACAGGCTAGAATTGGTTACCTCTATGGTGATGTCTCCCTTTCTGAAAGTTATTCTTCAGTTTGTAATGGGTGGTGTATTCGCTTATCTCCTCAATCGATTTACTCCAGTTTTAATTGGTAAAAAGAAATCATGA
- a CDS encoding HAD family hydrolase, translated as MNEEIKLIITDFDGTLVDTFEANLCAYQEAFVSCGLQLHVDFYRQCFGLRFEVFMEKAGITDSSVCHRIKEKKMQVYPHYFDRLKPNLALIHFLKSCKQSGIQIAIASTAHNINLLNVLRYLGIADFFDFILSGVDVARGKPAPDIYIKALEVAHVDASQALVFEDSEVGFRAAEKAGLKYIKINPEFYGN; from the coding sequence ATGAATGAAGAAATAAAACTTATAATTACTGACTTCGATGGTACACTTGTAGATACTTTTGAAGCCAACTTGTGTGCTTACCAAGAAGCCTTTGTATCATGTGGACTACAGTTACATGTAGACTTCTATCGGCAATGTTTTGGTTTGCGTTTTGAAGTTTTTATGGAGAAGGCTGGTATTACTGATTCTTCTGTGTGTCATCGTATTAAAGAAAAAAAAATGCAGGTGTATCCTCATTATTTTGACAGATTGAAACCGAATTTAGCGTTGATACACTTTCTCAAGTCATGCAAGCAGTCGGGTATACAAATAGCTATTGCGTCTACTGCGCATAACATAAATTTACTTAATGTGCTTCGCTATTTAGGAATTGCTGACTTTTTTGATTTTATCTTAAGTGGAGTAGATGTAGCAAGAGGAAAACCTGCGCCAGATATTTATATCAAGGCTTTAGAGGTGGCACATGTTGATGCTTCGCAAGCACTAGTTTTTGAAGATTCGGAGGTCGGCTTTCGGGCGGCGGAGAAAGCTGGTTTAAAATATATAAAGATTAATCCTGAATTTTATGGAAATTGA